Proteins encoded within one genomic window of Spirulina major PCC 6313:
- a CDS encoding sugar phosphate nucleotidyltransferase: MKAMILAAGKGTRVRPITYTIPKPLIPILQKPVMEFLLELLRKHGFTQIMANVSHLANEIEGYFRDGQRFGVELGYSFEGNIVDGQLVGRALGSAGGIKRIQEFKPFFDDTFVVLCGDALIDLDLTAAVRWHKERGAIATIITKTVPKAQVSSYGVVVTDDNGRVKAFQEKPAVDEALSTMINTGIYIFEPEVIDYIPSGEVYDIGGDLFPKLVEMGASFYAVAMDFEWVDIGKVPDYWQAVRGVLTGEIKNVGIPGREERPGVYTGLNVQVNWDKVNIQGPVYIGSMTWIEDGATIIGPSMIGPSCHICAGATVDNSVIFEYSRLGPGVRLVDKLVFGRYCVDKNGAAIDVKAAALDWLITDTRQSLPLSEPAERKDMEDLLSEQ, from the coding sequence TTCTTATTAGAACTGTTACGCAAACATGGCTTCACGCAAATCATGGCCAATGTGAGCCACTTAGCGAATGAGATTGAAGGTTATTTCCGGGATGGCCAGCGGTTTGGGGTGGAATTGGGCTATTCCTTTGAAGGCAATATTGTTGATGGTCAGCTTGTGGGGAGAGCACTCGGTTCAGCGGGGGGCATTAAACGGATTCAGGAGTTTAAGCCCTTTTTTGATGACACGTTTGTGGTGCTGTGTGGGGATGCGCTGATTGATTTGGACTTGACCGCAGCGGTGCGCTGGCATAAAGAACGGGGGGCGATCGCCACCATCATCACCAAAACCGTCCCCAAAGCGCAGGTCTCTAGCTACGGAGTCGTGGTCACTGACGACAACGGCAGAGTGAAAGCCTTCCAAGAAAAGCCCGCCGTTGATGAAGCCCTCAGCACGATGATCAACACCGGGATCTATATTTTCGAGCCGGAAGTGATCGACTACATCCCCAGCGGAGAAGTCTACGACATTGGCGGCGACCTGTTCCCGAAATTGGTGGAGATGGGTGCATCGTTCTATGCCGTGGCGATGGATTTTGAATGGGTGGATATTGGCAAAGTCCCCGACTATTGGCAGGCGGTGCGCGGGGTCTTGACCGGTGAAATTAAAAACGTGGGCATCCCTGGCCGGGAAGAACGGCCGGGGGTTTACACGGGGCTGAATGTTCAGGTGAACTGGGACAAGGTGAACATTCAAGGGCCCGTGTATATCGGCAGCATGACCTGGATTGAAGATGGGGCGACGATTATCGGCCCGTCGATGATTGGCCCCAGTTGTCATATTTGCGCTGGGGCGACGGTGGATAATAGTGTGATTTTTGAATATTCGCGCCTGGGGCCGGGGGTGCGTTTGGTGGATAAGCTGGTGTTTGGTCGCTACTGTGTGGATAAAAATGGGGCGGCGATTGATGTGAAGGCGGCGGCGTTGGATTGGCTGATTACCGATACGCGCCAAAGCTTGCCCTTGTCGGAACCGGCAGAACGCAAAGATATGGAAGATCTCTTAAGCGAACAATGA
- a CDS encoding GAF domain-containing sensor histidine kinase, with translation MSDLDQPHWSASHQLFQNIFAAIHHTQSIPTLFADVVTDVRAFFKVDRVGVFQFESSWDGHGVFIAESVDPHWTPGLLVTVQDSYFGHHLMQRYAQGTMSAIADVEAAGLSACHLEMLRTFQIRAQLIVPIRQNDHLWGLLGIYHCQGARSWTQEEIELTEQLAQILSLALENHQHQQQLQAQTEQLAGTMERERTLATTVDKIRRSLDIQTIFETTTQETRQLLTVERSVIYRFAPDWSGQIVAESMAPEWRSLLQSHPLIADTYLQETAGGRYRDNEPSVIHDIYKAGYSDCHVELIEQLQARAYIIVPIFQSLKLWGLLAVYQNSTPRQWQPYEVELLTQISMQLGIALQQAELLDTTRTQAADLALAIKELQQTQTHLIQNEKMASLGQLVAGVAHEINNPVNFIFGNLTYIDNYTQDLLDLIRLYQEYYLVPPQAIQERTEEIDLDFVAEDLPKILDSMRMGTERIRQIVLSLRTFSRLDESQMKAIDIHEGIDSTLLILQHRLKGKTSHQPIKLDKHYGTLPLIECYGAQLNQVFMNILSNAMDALEERAKGDPAFQPRLTIATAQQGQMIHICIRDNGNGIPRNAQNQIFDPFFTTKPIGKGTGLGLSISYQIVVDRHHGKIEIDSQLGQGTEFRITIPHRHPTLHPTPSASPIFTPKALNAPHK, from the coding sequence ATGAGTGACTTGGATCAACCCCATTGGAGTGCCTCCCATCAACTCTTCCAAAATATTTTTGCGGCGATCCATCATACCCAATCAATCCCCACCTTGTTTGCTGATGTTGTGACTGATGTGCGGGCCTTTTTTAAGGTGGATCGGGTGGGGGTTTTTCAGTTTGAATCGAGTTGGGATGGCCATGGGGTGTTTATCGCTGAATCGGTTGATCCCCATTGGACTCCTGGGCTGTTGGTGACGGTGCAGGATTCCTATTTTGGGCATCATTTAATGCAGCGGTATGCCCAGGGAACGATGAGCGCGATCGCAGATGTGGAAGCCGCCGGACTTAGTGCCTGTCACCTCGAAATGTTGCGCACCTTTCAAATTCGCGCCCAATTGATTGTGCCGATTCGCCAAAATGATCACCTCTGGGGATTGCTGGGAATTTATCACTGTCAGGGGGCGCGATCGTGGACGCAAGAGGAGATTGAACTCACCGAACAACTCGCCCAAATCCTCAGCCTTGCCCTCGAAAACCACCAGCACCAACAGCAACTCCAGGCCCAAACGGAACAACTGGCCGGAACCATGGAGCGGGAACGCACCCTCGCCACCACCGTCGATAAAATTCGCCGCTCCCTCGATATCCAAACCATTTTTGAAACCACCACCCAAGAAACCCGCCAACTGTTAACCGTCGAGCGATCGGTGATTTATCGCTTTGCCCCGGATTGGAGTGGCCAGATTGTGGCGGAATCCATGGCCCCGGAATGGCGATCGCTCCTCCAATCCCATCCCCTGATCGCCGACACCTATCTCCAAGAAACCGCCGGCGGCCGCTACCGCGATAACGAACCCTCCGTGATCCACGACATCTACAAAGCTGGATATTCCGACTGTCACGTTGAACTGATCGAACAACTGCAAGCCCGCGCCTACATCATTGTCCCCATCTTCCAATCCCTCAAACTCTGGGGCCTCCTCGCCGTCTACCAAAACTCCACCCCTCGGCAGTGGCAACCCTACGAAGTCGAACTTCTCACCCAAATCAGCATGCAATTGGGCATTGCCCTCCAACAGGCTGAACTCCTCGACACCACCCGCACCCAAGCCGCCGATCTCGCCCTCGCCATCAAAGAACTCCAACAAACCCAAACCCACCTGATCCAAAACGAAAAAATGGCCAGCTTGGGGCAACTCGTCGCCGGGGTCGCCCATGAAATTAACAACCCCGTCAATTTCATTTTTGGCAACCTCACCTACATTGACAACTACACCCAAGATTTACTCGACCTGATTCGGCTCTATCAAGAGTATTACCTCGTCCCCCCCCAGGCGATCCAAGAGCGCACCGAGGAGATTGATTTAGACTTTGTTGCTGAAGACTTGCCGAAAATTCTAGATTCCATGCGGATGGGCACAGAGCGCATCCGGCAAATTGTGCTTTCCCTGCGGACATTTTCCCGCCTAGATGAGTCTCAGATGAAAGCGATCGATATCCATGAGGGGATTGACAGCACCTTGCTCATTTTGCAGCATCGCTTAAAGGGTAAAACAAGCCATCAACCCATTAAGCTGGACAAACACTATGGAACCCTGCCCCTCATTGAATGTTATGGGGCGCAGTTGAATCAGGTGTTCATGAATATTTTGAGTAATGCCATGGATGCCTTAGAAGAACGAGCCAAGGGCGATCCGGCATTTCAACCCCGCTTAACCATTGCCACTGCCCAACAGGGGCAGATGATCCACATCTGCATTCGGGACAATGGCAATGGTATTCCGAGGAATGCCCAAAACCAGATTTTTGATCCGTTTTTCACCACGAAACCGATTGGGAAAGGCACGGGTCTGGGGCTATCGATTAGCTATCAGATTGTGGTGGATCGCCACCATGGCAAGATTGAGATTGACTCTCAACTGGGCCAAGGGACGGAGTTCCGGATTACCATTCCCCATCGTCACCCTACGCTTCACCCCACTCCTTCAGCTTCACCGATCTTCACGCCCAAAGCGCTCAACGCACCGCACAAATAA
- a CDS encoding Zn-dependent hydrolase — MTTTPRMSLPLVNCDRLLQSIDDLANVGRLPQGGVRRIAYSPEDCQARQWVQNQMTQAGMTVRIDPAGNVIGRYPGQQDHLPVLATGSHLDTVPCGGRYDGAFGVLAGLEVVRSLHDRNLHLRHPLEVIVFTDEESSMIGSKGISGRVFPDPDYYRRPDGESIQDCLARVGGNWDQIHLAQRQPHEIAAFLELHVEQGPILESMGKAIGVIEGIVGQRRYQISVEGQENHAGTTPMYMRCDALVAASRVVLAVHEVANTPGQQVATVGQIQVFPNAVNVVPGRVEMSLDIRDLSSLHIDRLLEQLDLHVQEIAIATNTKIRFERRLRNEPALAEPHLQEIIATASQALDLSYTYLPSRASHDAQELAVITDMGMIFVPSENGLSHSEFEYTSPEECVQGANVLLHSLIQCDRYYSDTH; from the coding sequence ATGACGACCACACCCCGCATGAGTTTGCCCTTGGTGAATTGCGATCGCCTCCTCCAAAGTATTGATGATCTGGCAAATGTTGGCCGTTTGCCCCAAGGTGGGGTGCGTCGCATTGCCTATAGCCCCGAAGATTGCCAAGCCCGCCAGTGGGTACAGAACCAGATGACCCAAGCGGGGATGACCGTGCGTATTGATCCGGCGGGGAATGTGATCGGCCGCTATCCGGGTCAGCAGGATCATCTGCCGGTGTTGGCGACGGGGTCGCATCTTGATACGGTTCCTTGCGGGGGGCGGTATGACGGGGCGTTTGGGGTGTTGGCGGGGCTGGAGGTGGTGCGATCGCTCCATGACCGCAACCTCCATCTGCGCCATCCCCTAGAGGTGATTGTCTTCACCGACGAAGAAAGCAGCATGATCGGCAGTAAAGGCATATCCGGGCGGGTGTTTCCCGATCCTGACTATTACCGCCGTCCCGATGGCGAATCGATTCAGGACTGTCTAGCGCGGGTGGGGGGCAATTGGGATCAGATTCACCTCGCCCAACGCCAACCCCACGAAATCGCCGCCTTTCTGGAATTGCACGTTGAACAGGGGCCGATTCTCGAATCGATGGGGAAAGCGATCGGCGTGATTGAAGGGATTGTCGGGCAACGCCGCTATCAGATCAGCGTCGAAGGGCAAGAAAACCACGCCGGAACTACGCCGATGTATATGCGCTGTGATGCGCTTGTGGCCGCGTCGCGGGTGGTGTTGGCGGTGCATGAGGTGGCGAATACACCAGGGCAACAGGTGGCCACGGTGGGGCAGATTCAGGTGTTTCCCAATGCGGTGAATGTGGTGCCGGGTCGGGTGGAAATGAGCTTGGATATTCGGGATTTGTCCAGTTTGCACATCGATCGCCTCTTGGAGCAGTTGGATTTGCATGTGCAGGAAATTGCGATCGCCACCAACACCAAAATTCGCTTTGAACGTCGTCTGCGCAACGAACCCGCCCTGGCTGAACCCCACCTCCAGGAGATCATCGCCACCGCCAGCCAAGCCCTCGACCTGTCCTACACCTACCTCCCCAGTCGTGCCAGTCACGATGCCCAAGAACTCGCCGTCATTACCGATATGGGCATGATTTTTGTGCCGAGCGAAAACGGGTTGAGTCATTCCGAGTTTGAATACACCTCCCCCGAAGAATGTGTGCAGGGGGCGAATGTGTTATTGCATAGTCTGATCCAGTGCGATCGCTACTACAGCGACACCCATTAA
- a CDS encoding M20 metallopeptidase family protein, whose product MVSTFPIAPTLDLSKVRLDIRNLQRDLVQWRRQIHQQPELAFDERQTATLIAAKLTDWGIDHQTEIAKTGVVATIASSNPGPVLAIRADMDALPIQEANDVPYRSQQEGKMHACGHDGHVAIALGTAYYLAQHRDAFCGTVKFIFQPAEESVGGAKPMIEAGVLQNPDVDGIIGLHIWNNLPLGTVGVRSGPLMAAVECFRCTILGKGGHGAMPDQTIDAVVVASQVVNALQTIVSRTIKPLDAAVVTVGEFHAGTALNVIADTARLSGTVRYFNADLEGTIGDRINTIIGGICQSHGATYDLNYWQLYPPVINDTAMAELVRSVAADVIEPDLGIVPDCQTMGGEDMSFFLQAVPGCYFFLGSANPAQGWDYPHHHPQFDFDESVLCMGVELFVRCVERFGREDR is encoded by the coding sequence ATGGTTTCCACATTTCCGATCGCACCCACCCTGGATCTATCTAAGGTGCGCCTTGACATTCGCAACCTGCAACGAGACCTCGTGCAATGGCGGCGGCAGATTCATCAACAACCGGAACTCGCCTTTGATGAACGCCAAACCGCCACCCTGATCGCGGCAAAGCTCACTGATTGGGGTATTGATCATCAAACAGAAATCGCCAAAACTGGCGTAGTAGCAACGATCGCAAGTTCCAATCCCGGCCCCGTCCTCGCCATTCGGGCGGATATGGATGCGCTCCCCATCCAAGAAGCGAATGATGTTCCCTATCGTTCCCAACAAGAGGGCAAGATGCACGCCTGCGGCCATGATGGCCATGTAGCGATCGCCCTCGGAACGGCCTACTATCTCGCCCAGCATCGAGATGCCTTTTGCGGCACGGTGAAATTCATTTTTCAGCCCGCCGAAGAAAGTGTCGGGGGCGCAAAACCGATGATTGAAGCCGGCGTATTGCAGAATCCGGACGTGGACGGGATCATCGGGTTGCACATTTGGAATAATTTACCCTTGGGGACGGTGGGCGTTCGCAGCGGGCCATTAATGGCGGCGGTGGAATGTTTCCGCTGCACGATTTTAGGCAAAGGCGGCCATGGTGCAATGCCCGACCAAACCATTGATGCCGTTGTCGTCGCCTCCCAGGTCGTCAATGCCCTCCAAACCATTGTCTCCCGCACTATCAAGCCCCTCGATGCTGCGGTGGTGACCGTGGGCGAATTTCATGCCGGCACAGCCCTCAACGTCATTGCCGATACAGCCCGCCTCAGTGGAACCGTGCGCTATTTCAACGCCGACCTAGAGGGAACGATTGGCGATCGCATCAACACCATCATCGGCGGCATCTGCCAAAGCCACGGAGCCACCTACGACCTCAACTATTGGCAACTGTATCCCCCCGTGATCAACGATACCGCCATGGCCGAACTCGTGCGCTCCGTCGCCGCCGACGTGATCGAACCCGACCTTGGCATTGTTCCCGACTGCCAAACCATGGGCGGCGAAGACATGTCCTTCTTCCTCCAAGCCGTACCCGGCTGTTACTTCTTCCTCGGCTCCGCCAACCCCGCCCAAGGCTGGGACTATCCCCACCATCATCCCCAATTTGACTTTGATGAAAGCGTTCTTTGCATGGGTGTGGAATTATTTGTGCGGTGCGTTGAGCGCTTTGGGCGTGAAGATCGGTGA
- a CDS encoding class I SAM-dependent methyltransferase: MNRWTSAEHALSYLSRADRIPHRTEGERVVLDHVPLDVWRVLDVGTGDGRLAALLKCDRPFMECVVLDFSPTMLEKVTARFGDDPLVTVVAHNLDEPLPALGSFDAIVSSFAIHHLSDDRKRSLYGEIFAQLKPGGIFCNLEHVSSPTPALHRHFLESIGYGEHEDDPSNQLLDVQTQLNWLWELGFNDVDCYWKWLEMALLVGKKPQADPN; encoded by the coding sequence ATGAATCGATGGACTTCAGCAGAGCACGCCTTGAGCTATTTAAGCCGGGCGGATCGGATTCCCCATCGTACTGAGGGGGAGCGGGTGGTGTTGGATCATGTGCCGCTCGATGTGTGGCGGGTGTTGGATGTGGGGACGGGGGATGGTCGGTTGGCGGCGTTGCTGAAGTGCGATCGCCCCTTCATGGAATGTGTCGTCCTGGATTTTTCCCCAACGATGCTCGAAAAAGTCACCGCCCGTTTTGGGGATGATCCCCTCGTGACTGTGGTGGCCCATAACCTTGATGAGCCATTGCCCGCCTTGGGGTCGTTTGATGCGATCGTCTCTAGTTTTGCCATTCATCACCTCAGCGACGATCGCAAGCGCAGCCTCTACGGGGAAATCTTCGCCCAACTCAAACCCGGTGGCATTTTCTGTAATCTTGAACATGTTTCCTCGCCAACCCCCGCGCTCCATCGCCATTTTCTGGAATCCATTGGCTACGGTGAGCACGAAGATGACCCGTCGAATCAACTCCTCGATGTGCAGACGCAATTAAATTGGCTCTGGGAGTTGGGGTTTAATGATGTGGATTGCTATTGGAAGTGGCTAGAAATGGCCCTGTTGGTGGGCAAAAAACCGCAGGCCGACCCCAATTAA